One genomic segment of Paenibacillus xylanexedens includes these proteins:
- a CDS encoding class I SAM-dependent methyltransferase, whose protein sequence is MMDTPKATEFMESRYIRQSDPKTDTLVFPLHPAWWSRPYEYEWARRFARPDDVVLDAACGISHPFKFWLAEHCREVHACDWDERILSEEAIRLDIVSDFGEQAAQDLPESTLVRLHRAQANLAQLPYESGKFDRVFCISVLEHLDTGTMLRAFREFARVLKPNGQLIATFDVPEMRPDLLETIMAVTGLTIEDKLNVVEPDDAIWSDMYGTPIRCFRAVICKG, encoded by the coding sequence ATGATGGATACGCCCAAGGCAACGGAATTCATGGAATCAAGATACATTCGGCAAAGTGACCCTAAAACGGACACATTGGTCTTCCCGCTGCATCCGGCATGGTGGAGCCGTCCTTACGAATATGAATGGGCCCGGCGATTTGCACGTCCAGATGATGTGGTCCTTGATGCAGCCTGCGGCATCTCCCATCCATTCAAATTCTGGCTTGCAGAACACTGCCGCGAGGTTCACGCTTGTGACTGGGATGAACGTATTTTGTCTGAAGAGGCGATAAGACTGGATATCGTTTCTGATTTTGGCGAGCAAGCCGCCCAGGATCTGCCGGAATCAACTCTCGTCCGATTGCACCGTGCACAGGCTAATCTGGCACAGCTTCCGTACGAGTCGGGTAAGTTTGATCGGGTGTTCTGTATCTCTGTACTGGAGCATCTGGATACAGGCACGATGCTGCGGGCGTTTCGGGAATTCGCTCGGGTGCTGAAACCTAACGGACAGTTAATCGCTACCTTCGATGTACCCGAGATGCGGCCTGATCTGCTGGAGACAATCATGGCTGTCACCGGATTAACCATTGAAGATAAGCTGAATGTGGTAGAGCCGGACGATGCCATCTGGTCTGATATGTACGGCACGCCGATCCGCTGTTTTCGAGCGGTGATATGCAAAGGTTGA
- a CDS encoding DUF6385 domain-containing protein: MPNFTTFNTNPDNLRTLIFGQDSTGTAHPVRTDTSGNVVGIILDGTISNISGLTTVTINAGTITNILNGTITSVLGATITAGTINSVLGATVTAGTLTNLLNGTITSVLGATITAGTITSVLGATVTAGTLTNLLNGTITSVLGATITAGTITSVLGATVTAGTLTNLLNGTITSVLGATITAGTITSVLGATVTAGTLTNLLNGTITSVLGATITAGTITSVLGATITAGTITGILGATITAGTLTNLLNGTITSVLGATVTAGTLTNLLNGTITSVLGATITAGTLTNLLNGTITNVLGATVTAGTLTNLLNGTITSVLGATITAGTLTNLLNGTITSVLGATITAGTLSSVTSISQKSFQESQLISTPTANTFTALPAVTTSVFGTYSFFVYNRGPGVNRVDALVEISANGTNWYTDVTTVTGILSGSVDVLVPQRFLKYTRLSYRSSLIGAPSTIDVFFNGQGT; this comes from the coding sequence ATGCCTAACTTTACAACGTTTAATACGAATCCGGATAATCTGAGAACGTTGATTTTTGGCCAGGATAGTACAGGCACAGCCCATCCTGTCAGAACGGATACAAGCGGGAATGTGGTTGGCATTATTTTGGACGGAACCATCAGTAACATCTCAGGTCTGACTACCGTTACAATTAACGCCGGAACCATTACCAACATTCTGAACGGAACCATCACAAGTGTACTTGGAGCGACCATCACGGCAGGTACGATCAACAGTGTGCTTGGAGCCACAGTTACAGCGGGTACATTAACGAACTTGCTAAATGGTACGATCACAAGTGTATTGGGAGCAACGATCACGGCCGGAACGATTACCAGTGTACTCGGAGCCACGGTGACCGCAGGAACACTGACGAACTTACTGAATGGTACGATCACAAGTGTACTTGGGGCGACGATCACAGCCGGAACGATCACCAGTGTACTCGGAGCTACGGTGACAGCGGGAACACTGACGAACTTGCTGAATGGTACGATTACCAGTGTATTGGGAGCGACCATTACAGCTGGAACCATCACAAGTGTGCTCGGGGCCACGGTGACAGCGGGAACATTAACGAACTTGCTGAATGGTACGATCACAAGTGTATTGGGAGCGACGATTACCGCCGGGACGATCACCAGTGTGCTCGGGGCCACGATTACAGCGGGTACCATCACAGGTATACTCGGAGCGACAATAACAGCAGGAACACTGACGAACCTGTTGAACGGAACCATTACCAGTGTACTCGGTGCAACGGTAACAGCGGGTACGTTGACGAACTTGCTGAATGGTACGATCACGAGTGTATTGGGAGCAACAATTACCGCCGGAACACTGACGAACTTATTGAACGGAACCATTACAAACGTACTTGGCGCAACCGTAACTGCTGGTACATTGACGAACCTGCTGAATGGTACGATTACGAGTGTACTCGGGGCAACGATCACCGCAGGAACACTGACAAACTTGTTGAACGGAACGATTACCAGTGTGCTCGGAGCCACAATTACAGCGGGGACACTTAGCAGTGTGACGTCCATTTCACAGAAGAGTTTTCAGGAGTCTCAACTCATAAGCACTCCGACCGCCAACACCTTCACAGCACTTCCAGCGGTTACGACCAGTGTATTTGGCACGTATTCTTTCTTTGTATATAACCGGGGGCCGGGTGTGAACCGGGTAGATGCTCTTGTTGAGATCAGCGCCAACGGAACAAACTGGTACACGGATGTGACGACAGTAACGGGCATTTTGTCCGGGTCAGTCGATGTATTGGTTCCGCAGCGTTTTCTCAAATATACGCGTCTTTCCTACCGCTCCAGCCTAATCGGCGCACCTAGCACGATTGATGTGTTCTTCAATGGACAAGGCACATAA
- a CDS encoding DUF6385 domain-containing protein, producing the protein MSRTAKRSKKRTKQPTKYVSRRRSRHSCRAKLLKPPCSRITRPRFKQGASSRTKLPGAIHCFTEHTYVGAETSSSMDLLPAQDTSSLSMYTYGVVNRGKHPALVQIQISPNAVDYAVDSQEVVAGGQTKALVPLRFLHYTRLAIRSVEPDQPTRLDVYFQAQRMP; encoded by the coding sequence ATGAGTCGAACAGCGAAGCGAAGCAAGAAGAGAACGAAGCAACCAACTAAATATGTCAGTCGCCGCCGCTCCCGTCATTCCTGCCGCGCTAAATTGCTGAAACCCCCTTGTTCCCGGATTACTCGTCCCCGGTTCAAGCAGGGTGCTTCCTCACGCACGAAACTCCCTGGTGCTATTCATTGTTTTACAGAGCATACGTATGTCGGAGCCGAAACCAGTAGCAGCATGGATTTACTCCCGGCACAAGACACCTCATCACTCAGCATGTATACCTATGGCGTTGTGAATCGGGGAAAACATCCGGCTCTTGTACAGATTCAGATCAGCCCAAATGCCGTGGATTATGCTGTGGACAGCCAGGAGGTGGTCGCGGGAGGCCAGACCAAAGCGCTGGTACCATTGCGATTTTTGCACTATACCCGGCTTGCAATTCGATCCGTTGAACCGGATCAACCGACCCGGCTCGATGTTTACTTTCAGGCACAGCGTATGCCGTAA
- a CDS encoding glycosyltransferase, translated as MKNRLLGIHMIVQNEEHHLPRCLDSLKHISTECFITDTGSSDRTPEIARTYGATVLHACWEDDFAHARNISLPLAGTEWVLCLDADEYVTQGLDELLNYLPKVHKSISRLRITIENRYGEGVEERVISRPVRLFRAHQGYRYKGRIHEQLVRSGPSELVQEVAGDMDKSETCTGEQSQLIETEPLAPLCLIHDGYLASTIAQEHKPRRNLKLIERELADEPAQPFHLYNLGVTYCQLGQVEKAIEAFRESLRLAESLAPYRSTLVRDYAKTLVGSEHYDEAHAILAVERQRYPSYADLHLLYGETLEQQGLEECAYQSYARATNCREGIDRVGHSDGGSALDASYVMEAGSDSYRAYTAMAELAQKRGFLNESAHLYGLALDSMFTYAPAWAGLADVLQQSGETDENIAETLLARCRGFEESGHGNSIRGEMLHSYAVTNEDHLVKVIYVLAGCGAYEQALKMLDTDVRTARIHVADRIHWMLCANRVSEALQLAEEHWSAGCVNEVNLPAEHRMDWALACWTNGLRLSEAFLATTLPQEKNVWKVMDRLLNQLSKEPRSMKPASQEQKLMQWGPQAEMVAEKVVQQAVKTGQLTLAEQLHELRAMMMCDHWGTAVTLRREFASLLYRQGYTMVAANILIQCMTESELDAEGLFWLGETLYTKGHNDQALSLFEQALEREPNMRQARAGAAVCYMRLAMEAIQQEMVRSSSSGVLSAQYTALEQRLRTTEGIPWRTLFQAKERRNQLASGTNFSMHDSEG; from the coding sequence TTGAAGAACCGTTTACTTGGAATTCATATGATTGTGCAAAATGAAGAACATCACCTGCCCCGCTGTCTCGACAGCTTGAAGCATATCAGCACGGAATGTTTTATCACCGATACTGGCTCATCTGACCGTACACCCGAGATCGCCAGAACGTACGGAGCAACGGTCTTGCACGCCTGTTGGGAAGATGACTTTGCCCATGCACGAAATATCAGTCTGCCTCTAGCAGGCACGGAATGGGTCCTGTGTCTGGATGCCGATGAATACGTCACGCAGGGGCTGGATGAACTGCTAAATTATTTGCCCAAAGTCCATAAAAGCATTTCAAGATTACGTATTACCATAGAGAATCGATACGGTGAAGGGGTGGAAGAGAGGGTAATCTCCCGGCCGGTGAGACTATTCCGTGCTCATCAAGGATATCGATACAAGGGGCGTATTCATGAGCAATTGGTTCGTAGTGGCCCAAGCGAGCTTGTCCAAGAAGTGGCTGGTGATATGGATAAGAGCGAGACCTGTACAGGAGAACAAAGCCAATTGATCGAGACTGAACCGCTTGCTCCACTATGTCTAATTCATGATGGATATCTGGCTTCAACGATTGCGCAAGAGCATAAGCCAAGACGTAATTTGAAACTGATTGAGCGGGAACTCGCAGATGAGCCTGCACAGCCTTTTCACCTGTACAATCTGGGAGTAACGTATTGCCAGCTTGGTCAGGTCGAAAAGGCAATTGAAGCGTTCCGTGAATCATTGCGCCTGGCAGAGTCGCTCGCGCCATATCGTTCTACACTGGTTAGAGATTATGCAAAGACCCTTGTAGGATCGGAACATTACGACGAGGCGCATGCAATTCTGGCTGTGGAAAGACAGCGTTATCCATCCTATGCTGATCTGCATCTGTTGTATGGGGAGACGTTGGAGCAGCAAGGTTTGGAGGAGTGTGCATATCAATCGTATGCCCGAGCAACGAACTGCCGGGAGGGAATAGACCGTGTTGGACACAGTGATGGCGGTAGCGCTTTAGACGCGTCATATGTAATGGAAGCCGGTTCTGACAGTTACAGAGCTTATACCGCCATGGCAGAACTTGCACAGAAACGGGGATTCCTGAATGAGTCTGCACATCTGTACGGGCTGGCTCTGGACAGCATGTTCACATATGCTCCGGCATGGGCAGGGTTGGCAGATGTGCTGCAACAATCCGGTGAAACCGATGAGAACATAGCAGAAACATTGCTCGCCAGATGCCGAGGATTCGAGGAATCGGGTCACGGTAATTCGATTCGTGGTGAAATGCTCCATTCATATGCAGTGACAAATGAGGACCATCTGGTGAAGGTGATTTATGTTCTAGCAGGCTGTGGGGCATATGAACAGGCATTGAAAATGCTGGATACTGATGTGCGTACCGCTCGTATCCATGTAGCGGATCGAATACATTGGATGTTATGTGCGAATAGGGTTTCCGAAGCGCTGCAACTGGCAGAAGAACACTGGAGCGCAGGGTGTGTAAATGAAGTCAATCTGCCGGCTGAGCACAGAATGGATTGGGCACTGGCTTGTTGGACCAACGGATTACGATTATCCGAGGCGTTCCTCGCAACTACGCTTCCACAAGAAAAGAACGTTTGGAAGGTCATGGATCGACTGCTGAATCAGCTATCGAAAGAGCCGCGAAGCATGAAACCTGCTTCACAAGAACAAAAGCTTATGCAATGGGGTCCGCAGGCAGAGATGGTAGCAGAGAAGGTTGTGCAGCAAGCCGTAAAGACAGGACAGCTTACACTTGCTGAGCAACTGCATGAGTTGCGGGCAATGATGATGTGTGATCATTGGGGAACGGCTGTAACTTTACGACGGGAGTTTGCAAGTCTGCTGTATCGTCAGGGGTATACCATGGTAGCCGCGAACATCCTGATTCAGTGCATGACCGAGAGTGAGTTGGATGCTGAAGGGTTATTCTGGCTGGGTGAAACGCTGTATACCAAAGGCCACAATGATCAAGCGCTGTCTCTGTTCGAGCAAGCTCTGGAGCGGGAGCCTAATATGCGGCAGGCCCGAGCTGGAGCTGCTGTATGTTACATGCGGTTGGCAATGGAGGCCATCCAGCAGGAAATGGTTCGTTCTTCGTCTTCAGGTGTACTCTCTGCACAATATACTGCACTGGAACAAAGGCTGCGAACGACCGAAGGCATCCCATGGCGTACGCTTTTCCAAGCGAAGGAAAGGAGGAATCAGCTTGCGAGCGGAACGAATTTCTCTATGCATGATAGTGAAGGATGA
- a CDS encoding glycosyltransferase family 2 protein, whose protein sequence is MIVKDEAVSLQRCLNAVKDVVDEIIVLDTGSVDDTTEIARLHGAVVIRTEWNGDFSEARNLSLAAATKPWILVLDADEVWVQTPQMKTELVQLLAASKDNVWGYWIQVTSLLGMSGEERVTDAVCRLFRNDPRIAFQGRIHEEIASSIMALAPQGVLHSGLEVIHYGYLEQVITAKNKGARNMQLIRFALNQEGDQPELLYALAAEWFQQAKYDEALRLLQPLLAQLTPECGYHSDLVLKTAYAWRESGSPERALAVVEAWAPVYEDFPDLLELGAVLELDQGREDVALDWLKQAKSAASTASRYTSVSGAGTYRSLTLEGMAYERAGRWAEAEAAYIAALGMQPGSMAAWQRLLLLAAATGRPHAIASAAARVSLPPAAWQALISAALAAHRPEWLLRHAAALAAPLRAQPLAAGLALAQLGEDASARAALQPWAAHAQHGPEAALALWALGHKQPGRRNARAAARQQATLPAAAHAAEALLLRGAMAGSSAMACSSGAASGSPPRGATPSGPATPAPGDVLAAAQALAGVGAWAAWLRLLQALPPRGALALLAALPPAARCGLLRAPASVREGLLALCGTPDGAQQPHADEVPAPERTAHALLAGTLALLAGRQNLAREWAESAQLTVRQPAATGRPATTIPPGLHTLLRLTAPGAAYAKEYTNQCNMLLVHL, encoded by the coding sequence ATGATCGTGAAGGATGAAGCGGTGTCACTCCAGCGGTGCTTGAATGCAGTCAAGGATGTTGTGGATGAGATCATCGTTTTGGACACAGGTTCGGTAGATGATACAACTGAAATTGCGCGTCTCCATGGTGCCGTTGTAATTCGTACGGAATGGAACGGAGATTTCAGTGAAGCCCGTAATCTGTCACTGGCCGCTGCTACGAAACCGTGGATTCTGGTGCTTGATGCGGATGAGGTATGGGTACAGACCCCTCAGATGAAGACTGAACTCGTGCAGTTGTTAGCGGCAAGCAAGGACAACGTATGGGGGTACTGGATACAGGTCACGAGTCTGTTGGGTATGTCTGGTGAAGAGCGTGTGACAGATGCGGTGTGTCGTTTGTTCCGAAATGATCCCCGAATTGCCTTTCAGGGCAGAATTCATGAAGAGATTGCTTCATCTATCATGGCACTGGCTCCGCAAGGTGTGCTTCATTCTGGACTTGAAGTCATTCATTACGGATATCTGGAGCAGGTGATTACCGCCAAAAATAAAGGCGCACGGAACATGCAGTTGATTCGTTTCGCGTTGAATCAGGAGGGAGATCAACCGGAGTTGTTATATGCTCTGGCCGCAGAATGGTTTCAGCAAGCGAAGTATGATGAAGCACTCCGATTGTTGCAGCCATTATTGGCACAGCTTACACCGGAGTGCGGATATCACTCGGATCTGGTGCTGAAAACGGCTTACGCATGGCGAGAGAGTGGCAGCCCGGAGAGGGCGCTTGCTGTGGTGGAAGCATGGGCGCCCGTGTATGAGGATTTTCCGGATTTGTTGGAACTTGGTGCTGTACTTGAACTGGATCAAGGGAGAGAGGATGTGGCCTTGGACTGGTTAAAACAGGCTAAATCAGCTGCTTCTACAGCCAGCAGGTATACATCAGTCTCTGGTGCTGGGACCTATCGCAGCCTGACGCTGGAAGGCATGGCATATGAGCGGGCTGGCCGTTGGGCAGAGGCAGAAGCCGCGTACATAGCGGCGCTGGGCATGCAACCCGGCAGCATGGCAGCATGGCAGCGGCTGTTGTTGCTGGCCGCAGCGACAGGGCGGCCGCATGCCATCGCCAGCGCCGCCGCTCGGGTAAGCTTGCCGCCTGCGGCATGGCAAGCGTTGATCTCGGCCGCGCTGGCTGCGCATCGGCCGGAGTGGCTGCTGCGCCATGCGGCGGCGCTTGCTGCCCCGCTGCGGGCACAGCCGCTGGCCGCCGGGCTTGCGCTGGCCCAGCTGGGCGAGGACGCCTCGGCTCGGGCGGCTTTGCAGCCCTGGGCTGCGCATGCGCAGCACGGGCCAGAGGCGGCGCTCGCGCTGTGGGCGCTGGGCCACAAGCAGCCCGGCAGGCGCAACGCCCGAGCGGCGGCTCGCCAGCAGGCAACGCTGCCCGCAGCGGCCCACGCCGCTGAGGCGCTGCTGCTGCGCGGGGCGATGGCCGGGAGCAGCGCCATGGCGTGTAGCAGCGGCGCAGCGTCCGGCAGCCCGCCCCGCGGCGCAACGCCCAGCGGCCCGGCCACGCCTGCGCCAGGCGACGTGCTCGCCGCTGCGCAAGCGCTCGCCGGCGTAGGCGCCTGGGCCGCATGGCTACGCCTGCTGCAAGCCCTGCCGCCCCGCGGCGCGCTGGCGTTGCTTGCAGCGCTTCCGCCTGCGGCACGCTGCGGGCTGCTGCGCGCACCCGCGAGCGTCCGCGAAGGGCTGCTTGCGCTATGCGGCACGCCTGACGGCGCGCAGCAGCCCCACGCGGACGAAGTGCCCGCCCCGGAGCGTACCGCTCACGCGCTCCTCGCGGGCACGCTCGCGCTGCTCGCCGGGCGGCAGAACCTGGCGCGTGAATGGGCCGAATCGGCCCAACTCACTGTGCGGCAACCTGCCGCCACAGGTCGCCCGGCGACGACAATCCCGCCGGGCCTGCACACCCTGCTGCGCCTAACAGCACCCGGCGCAGCCTATGCCAAAGAGTACACCAACCAGTGCAACATGTTACTGGTACACCTATAA
- a CDS encoding MFS transporter codes for MTVISNEPTSNESTESPASSAESSKSLWTNLRFVRMFIAYSLATFGDWFDALAIQVMVAYRWGADPLIIALIPVCMAVPGILLGSFAGALADRLHKVKIMILCDVITVGLTVAILFATSPIWLLPLLALRAMIGVFHVPAQQALTRQVVAEEHLFQASSLNGFVSQCSKVAGPLLGAVILAIFSPQICIVINACTRLLSGAVLWPLRRLVEKSESVESDGSAASGKDRSESLFSQWKQGWRFIRSSRTVLSTILYGCFGLMAILMIDYQFTTLFREIKPGNESLLGWLGSSAGAGAVVIILLLNRLPRIGYGWGLGGGYLFVGAGIAALGWIGPQTPEIWVIVWGLCIGLGNGLFMVTLNYLLQKETPSAYVGRVFGIQNSLSSVVLVVAPLAGGALIRVAGPSPTFQYIGLATLVIGLAGILLQRILWEGKQPLISDAKETIPQESA; via the coding sequence ATGACCGTCATTTCAAATGAACCCACATCCAATGAATCTACCGAATCACCCGCCTCATCTGCGGAATCTTCCAAAAGCTTATGGACCAACCTCCGGTTTGTGCGCATGTTTATCGCATACTCGCTGGCTACGTTTGGAGACTGGTTCGATGCACTTGCCATCCAGGTGATGGTGGCCTACCGTTGGGGCGCCGATCCACTGATCATTGCACTGATTCCTGTATGTATGGCTGTCCCAGGCATACTGCTGGGCTCCTTTGCAGGTGCTCTGGCTGATCGACTTCACAAAGTGAAAATCATGATCCTGTGTGATGTAATCACCGTGGGATTAACCGTTGCTATTTTATTCGCAACCAGCCCGATATGGTTGCTTCCACTTCTTGCCCTGCGGGCCATGATTGGAGTTTTTCACGTTCCAGCTCAGCAGGCGTTAACCCGCCAGGTGGTGGCAGAGGAGCATCTGTTTCAGGCATCGTCCCTAAACGGTTTTGTGAGCCAGTGTTCTAAAGTGGCGGGACCACTTCTGGGTGCAGTCATTTTGGCCATCTTTTCACCTCAAATCTGTATTGTCATTAATGCCTGTACCCGCCTGTTGTCGGGTGCGGTATTATGGCCCTTGCGGCGTTTGGTGGAGAAGTCGGAATCGGTTGAATCAGACGGAAGTGCTGCTAGTGGAAAGGATAGATCGGAATCTTTGTTCTCCCAGTGGAAGCAAGGCTGGCGTTTTATACGTAGCAGTCGCACCGTGCTGAGTACGATTTTGTACGGCTGTTTTGGACTCATGGCCATTCTTATGATTGATTATCAGTTTACGACCCTGTTTCGGGAGATCAAGCCAGGTAACGAATCACTGCTCGGCTGGTTGGGTTCATCGGCAGGAGCAGGGGCAGTCGTCATCATTTTGTTGTTAAATCGCTTGCCGAGAATTGGGTATGGGTGGGGACTGGGTGGAGGATATCTGTTCGTGGGTGCCGGAATCGCTGCGCTGGGGTGGATCGGCCCACAAACACCTGAAATTTGGGTCATTGTCTGGGGCCTGTGCATTGGGCTGGGCAATGGACTCTTTATGGTAACACTGAATTATTTGTTGCAAAAAGAGACCCCTTCTGCCTATGTAGGGCGCGTCTTTGGCATTCAAAACTCGTTATCCAGTGTTGTACTGGTTGTAGCTCCACTTGCAGGTGGAGCGCTCATTCGAGTTGCGGGGCCGAGCCCCACCTTTCAATATATCGGTCTCGCTACGCTGGTAATTGGTCTTGCCGGCATTCTTCTACAGCGTATCTTGTGGGAAGGGAAGCAGCCTCTCATATCTGATGCAAAAGAGACTATTCCGCAGGAATCGGCCTGA
- a CDS encoding glycosyltransferase, which translates to MRAERISLCMIVKDEEELLPHCLASVQGAVDEMIVVDTGSSDRSAEIAKQYGAVVVAFEWCEDFAAARNAGLERASGDWILFLDADEALDRAAREQLRSWTAVSGCDGLFLNIHNYTGTGQQGVTVNPVLRLFRNASEYRFEGRIHEQIAAAICRRNPEAAFHVTDMVIHHYGYQTAIVERKDKVNRNVRLLQQAVEEEPDQPFHHYNLGVEYLRVGEAEQALETFGVARMGIDPAVTSYAHLLFKYEVRCLQHLNRWQEALDRIDAALELFPEYTDLMHHRGVCADALGDADRAELSLREAVRMGPPPPIYHTEEGIGTYQTWYTLGRLLEGKADLEGAVDAYVEAVRAKSSLLPPLYRIFRIMRVSGQEHQIPELVVERFALGSEEATHKVLGILEQSRCYDAALQLLSGISSQPSAEMRERLSVAEAMLQIQQGRWNKARLKLEPVRRKKGLLAISSARWLERLEWIEGKEVNGDDPLTLWLKRSSQLGAVTNEEVNVQTGRTVGLRATTKKDMGSSIDGTVAGTEYDGWQELGLMMEGCVQSGRWKELHSLIQMCRQQLAGEGLSVEQSVRVGEKEKAMEGKKENGKAGDMESFPGASDTLTGTSWLVKGLVSAADHHLEVFAQHADGQRHRCWPVVQHIRLELPGADGFES; encoded by the coding sequence TTGCGAGCGGAACGAATTTCTCTATGCATGATAGTGAAGGATGAGGAAGAGTTGCTGCCTCATTGTCTTGCCAGTGTCCAGGGAGCGGTGGACGAAATGATTGTAGTGGACACCGGTTCGTCGGACCGCAGCGCGGAGATTGCGAAGCAATATGGAGCGGTGGTTGTGGCATTTGAGTGGTGCGAAGATTTTGCCGCAGCACGGAATGCTGGCCTGGAGCGGGCTTCCGGCGACTGGATTCTCTTTCTTGATGCGGACGAGGCGCTCGATAGGGCTGCGCGTGAGCAGCTCAGGAGCTGGACGGCGGTCAGCGGATGTGACGGATTGTTTTTAAACATTCATAACTATACAGGTACGGGTCAGCAGGGAGTTACCGTGAATCCAGTTTTGCGTCTCTTCCGTAATGCCTCGGAGTATCGGTTCGAAGGTCGAATTCATGAGCAGATTGCGGCGGCGATTTGCCGTAGGAATCCAGAGGCTGCTTTTCATGTGACGGACATGGTCATCCATCATTATGGGTATCAGACGGCGATTGTGGAGCGCAAAGATAAGGTAAACCGTAATGTTCGCCTGCTGCAACAGGCAGTGGAGGAAGAGCCGGATCAGCCGTTCCATCACTATAATCTGGGTGTCGAGTATCTGCGTGTGGGGGAAGCGGAGCAGGCTTTGGAGACGTTTGGTGTGGCTCGGATGGGGATCGATCCAGCAGTGACCAGTTACGCACATTTGCTGTTCAAATATGAAGTTCGTTGTCTACAGCACTTGAATCGCTGGCAGGAGGCATTGGATCGAATCGATGCTGCGCTTGAACTATTTCCAGAGTACACAGATCTGATGCATCATCGCGGAGTCTGTGCAGACGCATTGGGGGATGCAGATCGGGCAGAATTATCGCTGCGTGAAGCGGTTCGCATGGGGCCACCTCCACCCATATATCATACAGAAGAAGGCATCGGCACCTATCAGACGTGGTATACGTTAGGCCGATTGCTGGAAGGAAAGGCCGATCTGGAGGGTGCGGTGGATGCTTACGTGGAAGCGGTGCGCGCCAAATCCAGTCTGCTACCGCCGCTCTATCGGATATTCCGAATTATGCGAGTCTCCGGGCAGGAACATCAGATTCCAGAGCTGGTGGTGGAGCGTTTTGCGCTCGGATCGGAAGAGGCTACACACAAAGTATTGGGCATTCTGGAGCAATCCCGTTGTTATGATGCCGCTCTGCAATTGTTATCGGGTATATCCTCACAACCTTCCGCAGAGATGAGAGAGCGCTTATCGGTTGCTGAAGCGATGCTCCAAATTCAACAGGGAAGATGGAACAAGGCGCGTCTGAAACTGGAACCTGTGAGGCGGAAAAAAGGGCTGCTTGCGATCTCGTCTGCCCGATGGCTCGAACGGTTGGAGTGGATCGAGGGCAAGGAAGTCAACGGAGATGATCCACTGACGTTGTGGTTGAAGCGTAGTTCGCAGCTAGGAGCAGTAACGAATGAGGAAGTGAATGTGCAGACAGGGCGAACGGTGGGTCTGAGAGCAACAACGAAGAAGGACATGGGCTCCAGCATAGACGGAACGGTTGCAGGAACAGAGTATGATGGCTGGCAGGAGCTTGGACTGATGATGGAAGGATGTGTACAGTCAGGGAGATGGAAAGAGCTGCATAGCCTGATTCAGATGTGTCGACAGCAATTGGCTGGAGAAGGGTTATCGGTGGAACAGAGCGTTCGAGTGGGAGAGAAGGAGAAAGCGATGGAAGGGAAAAAGGAAAACGGGAAGGCCGGTGACATGGAGTCGTTCCCTGGGGCTTCGGATACCCTGACGGGAACAAGCTGGCTGGTGAAAGGATTGGTCAGTGCTGCGGACCATCATCTGGAGGTGTTCGCTCAGCATGCAGATGGACAGCGGCACCGTTGTTGGCCTGTCGTTCAGCATATTCGGCTGGAGTTGCCGGGAGCGGACGGGTTTGAGAGCTGA